In Vibrio lentus, a single genomic region encodes these proteins:
- a CDS encoding aspartate:alanine exchanger family transporter: MSFLFSYLSENPFVFLFLSLTIGYPLGRLTFKGVSLGTTAGTLIVGVGIALTSFSVYGLKIEEPGLVSDIFLMMFMYAIGMKVGPQFFSGLARGGIDFVVIGLIVVFSNFAIVVIGAKLIGLEPGYAAGIISGSYTVTAVMGVAQSAISSGAFTPPEGMSIDQVSANIAAGYAISYVLSTVLIILFIKYLPSLFGIDPVKAGKEAEAEFSTGDDNEKLPSTFGFSDVGILPIDVRAYKVTHQELVGRSVQELYRNFPDAAVLKVVRGEQVIDASDNPMLELNDVIGIRGEYRVLITEGEADIGNEVDEPRARNVDIEVADIHIGKSEHAGKTIAQLHSEVGFGVYFKAVFRQGHQQPLLPQTQIEVGDVVRIAGSQWCVEQTATKLNSVPIVESTVTETFYLAVSLLIGYVFGHLSVTVAGIPFALGTSAGCMLTGIIFSFLRTRNPSFGGPMSEGARSFLQDIGLNLFVAVLAATVGPKILASFQGIVVIKIALLGVTAALVPPLLAWLYGLYFRKMNPAILAGACAGGRNSTPAMKGAQDASHSDMPAIGYPVPYALTSVLVLILGYIAMVIS, from the coding sequence ATGTCCTTTCTATTTAGTTACTTGTCTGAGAATCCGTTTGTATTTCTCTTTCTATCACTCACCATTGGTTATCCACTTGGTCGACTCACTTTTAAAGGTGTGAGCTTAGGCACAACAGCTGGCACCCTAATCGTTGGCGTTGGTATCGCACTGACGTCCTTCTCAGTTTATGGACTAAAAATTGAAGAACCAGGATTGGTCTCCGACATTTTCTTAATGATGTTCATGTACGCCATTGGGATGAAAGTAGGACCGCAATTTTTCTCCGGCCTTGCTAGAGGAGGCATCGACTTCGTCGTCATTGGTTTAATTGTCGTGTTCAGCAATTTTGCGATTGTTGTCATCGGCGCCAAGCTCATAGGCCTTGAGCCCGGCTATGCCGCGGGCATCATTTCTGGCAGTTACACAGTGACGGCAGTAATGGGCGTAGCGCAGTCAGCAATTAGCTCAGGCGCATTTACTCCACCGGAAGGGATGAGCATTGATCAGGTCAGTGCCAATATTGCGGCGGGTTACGCGATAAGCTATGTCCTGTCGACCGTCCTCATCATCTTGTTCATTAAGTACCTCCCTTCTCTCTTTGGAATTGATCCCGTCAAAGCAGGTAAAGAAGCAGAAGCAGAGTTCTCAACTGGCGATGACAACGAGAAGCTCCCAAGTACCTTTGGGTTCTCAGATGTTGGCATTCTACCCATTGATGTTCGCGCTTATAAGGTCACACACCAAGAGTTAGTCGGTCGTTCAGTGCAGGAGCTGTATCGAAACTTCCCTGATGCGGCCGTGCTTAAAGTGGTTCGAGGTGAGCAAGTCATTGATGCTTCTGATAATCCAATGCTTGAGTTAAATGATGTCATTGGCATTCGCGGAGAATATCGCGTCTTGATTACGGAAGGTGAAGCTGATATCGGAAATGAAGTCGATGAACCACGAGCTAGAAATGTCGATATCGAAGTAGCGGACATTCACATTGGGAAGTCCGAACATGCAGGAAAAACGATAGCGCAGTTACATTCCGAAGTCGGTTTTGGTGTTTACTTTAAAGCAGTCTTCAGACAAGGCCACCAGCAACCTCTATTACCACAAACCCAGATCGAAGTTGGCGATGTGGTTCGAATTGCCGGCTCTCAGTGGTGTGTAGAACAAACAGCCACTAAGTTGAACAGTGTACCCATCGTCGAGAGTACCGTCACAGAAACCTTCTATCTCGCCGTTTCTTTATTAATTGGTTATGTCTTCGGCCATTTAAGTGTCACAGTCGCAGGTATTCCATTTGCATTGGGAACCTCGGCAGGCTGTATGCTCACCGGGATCATTTTTTCCTTCCTACGCACGCGAAATCCAAGTTTTGGCGGCCCTATGAGCGAGGGAGCAAGAAGCTTTCTACAAGACATCGGCCTAAATCTGTTTGTTGCTGTATTGGCAGCGACGGTAGGCCCCAAAATACTGGCCTCTTTTCAAGGCATCGTTGTCATCAAGATAGCTTTGCTCGGGGTGACAGCTGCTTTAGTACCACCCTTATTAGCTTGGTTGTACGGCTTATATTTCCGAAAAATGAATCCTGCAATTTTAGCTGGCGCTTGTGCCGGAGGCAGGAACAGTACGCCTGCAATGAAAGGCGCACAAGATGCCAGTCACAGTGACATGCCAGCGATCGGATATCCTGTGCCCTACGCTTTAACATCGGTATTGGTTCTTATTCTGGGTTACATCGCAATGGTCATCAGTTAG
- a CDS encoding MGMT family protein: MDQFLPQIFAVIHQIPYGKVTTYGDIARFSGFPGYARHVGRALGNLPEGSKLPWYRVINSKGEISLKGDSFDRQKKHLVEEGIEVSDTGKVKLRIYKWQP, encoded by the coding sequence ATGGACCAATTTTTGCCCCAAATCTTTGCAGTGATTCACCAAATTCCATATGGAAAAGTAACAACTTATGGAGACATAGCACGTTTTTCAGGTTTTCCGGGGTATGCACGACATGTCGGTAGAGCATTAGGTAATTTACCAGAAGGTAGCAAACTGCCTTGGTATCGGGTGATCAACAGTAAGGGTGAGATATCTTTGAAAGGTGATTCGTTTGATCGCCAAAAGAAGCATCTGGTCGAAGAAGGCATTGAAGTGAGTGACACAGGAAAGGTTAAACTCAGAATATACAAATGGCAGCCCTAG
- a CDS encoding GlsB/YeaQ/YmgE family stress response membrane protein, with the protein MGFISWIILGLIAGALAKWLMPDNDGGGWIATMVLGIAGAFVGGFLGSFIGLGSADGINIGSIITATLGAFVLLFVYNRFLKN; encoded by the coding sequence ATGGGGTTTATATCTTGGATTATTCTTGGGTTGATTGCAGGGGCGCTAGCTAAGTGGCTAATGCCGGACAACGATGGTGGTGGATGGATCGCCACCATGGTTCTAGGTATTGCTGGTGCCTTTGTTGGTGGTTTTTTAGGGAGCTTCATCGGCCTCGGCAGTGCTGACGGCATTAACATCGGTAGTATTATAACCGCAACGCTTGGCGCATTCGTGTTGCTGTTTGTTTATAACCGTTTCCTCAAAAACTGA